In the Populus trichocarpa isolate Nisqually-1 chromosome 1, P.trichocarpa_v4.1, whole genome shotgun sequence genome, one interval contains:
- the LOC7496003 gene encoding protein LNK2 isoform X6 translates to MPNSLTDITKLDSSAGGKEQGDFVDYGWASIGSFDDLDRIFSNGDPIFGNVNLGNADDLWSSSKDITNSPVKPFPISMASRQEYAQEDDQLFTLGYGKMNDPASRGLQNTQTDLAIVGKNTTTNSQLTAENVVLPNELTNKVYRQKKLLKGRKKLEEKGELKSYQDFNGNWTPSGIQAGHFKNQCAPQIMQSSPPSILNQQNQLQGPEQLQYQQISNPCVAPSAYGSMTNPYSTPVLSHFQSGEFKHQPLASGYEFSSGNVSSGNANPINNLDDCPVKPQRMTPQEKIEKLRRRQQIQAMLAIQKQQQQLVHQKCSQENQIQHVEGADLEVEDLSTLASFDPNSPIEQDDSNTISLAVNDYSMEDTILYRLQDIISKLDVRIRLCIRDSIFRLAQSAMHRHYGSDTSSTNNSRGEQVAMKEETRMVKMPEVETDTNPIDRTVAHLLFHRPVDFAGKHPDTPESPVSTKLPCEHKTVGIAKLSMGSLPDSPKSKPNFSQQGSKLSSLLTNFQPAGQCKSNPCLDTSEDASNNGPADEVAREVKASE, encoded by the exons ATGCCTAACAGTTTAACTGACATTACCAAACTTGATTCATCAGCAGGTG GTAAAGAACAAGGTGattttgttgattatggctGGGCTAGCATTGGAAGCTTTGATGATCTTGATCGGATTTTCAG CAATGGTGACCCAATATTTGGCAATGTAAATCTTGGCAATGCTGATGACCTATGGTCATCTTCTAAAGATATCACTAACAGTCCGGTAAAGCCCTTTCCAATATCCATGGCTTCAAGACAAGAGTATGCACAAGAAGATGACCAGCTGTTTACCCTTGGCTATGGCAAAATGAACGATCCTGCATCTCGTGGTCTGCAGAATACACAG acaGATTTGGCCATTGTGGGAAAGAACACAACAACTAACTCTCAGCTGACTGCAGAAAATGTGGTGCTGCCAAATGAATTAACAAATAAG GTTTACAGGCAAAAGAAGCTTTTAAAAGGTCGGAAAAAACTGGAAGAAAAAGGTGAACTGAAATCATACCAAGATTTTAATGGAAACTGGACTCCATCTGGAATCCAAGCCGGTCATTTTAAGAATCAGTGTGCACCCCAAATTATGCAATCTTCTCCCCCTTCGATTCTCAACCAACAGAATCAGCTCCAGGGACCTGAGCAGTTGCAGTACCAGCAAATATCGAATCCATGTGTGGCCCCTTCTGCATATGGCAGCATGACAAATCCATATTCCACGCCTGTGTTGTCTCACTTTCAGTCTGGGGAATTTAAGCATCAACCTTTAGCTTCTGGTTATGAATTTTCTTCAGGTAATG TTTCTTCAGGCAATGCAAATCCTATAAACAACTTAGATGACTGTCCAGTGAAACCCCAGAGAATGACACCtcaggaaaaaattgaaaaattaaggaGGCGGCAACAAATTCAGGCAATGCTTGCCATTCagaaacagcagcagcagcttgtTCATCAAAAATGTtctcaagaaaatcaaattcagCATGTTGAAGGAGCTGACCTAGAAGTAGAGGATCTAAGTACTCTTGCTTCATTCGACCCAAACTCGCCTATTGAGCAAGATGATTCCAATACAATCTCTCTGGCAGTTAATGATTACTCAATGGAGGACACAATACTCTACAGGCttcaagatataatttcaaAG CTGGATGTCAGAATTAGACTCTGTATTCGGGATAGCATATTCCGGTTAGCTCAGAGTGCAATGCACAGGCATTATGGTAGTGATACTAGCAGTACAAACAATAGCAGGGGTGAACAAGTTGCCATGAAAGAGGAAACCAG GATGGTTAAGATGCCTGAAGTGGAAACAGATACCAACCCCATAGACCGGACTGTGGCCCATTTGCTGTTTCATAGACCAGTGGATTTCGCTGGGAAACATCCTGATACACCTGAATCACCTGTTTCCACTAAGCTCCCGTGTGAGCACAAGACAGTGGGCATAGCAAAACTGTCAATGGGAAGCTTGCCTGACTCTCCAAAAAGTAAACCGAACTTTTCTCAACAGGGTTCTAAACTTTCTAGTCTCTTGACCAATTTCCAGCCAGCCGGTCAGTGTAAAAGCAATCCTTGTTTAGACACATCGGAGGATGCATCAAACAATGGACCTGCAGATGAAGTAGCTAGGGAGGTTAAAGCCTCTGAATGA